The Cyprinus carpio isolate SPL01 chromosome B19, ASM1834038v1, whole genome shotgun sequence DNA window TCAGAATGTACACTTACTAACTTCACGGTCCTGACTTCATCTGTTGTTCTTTCAGGTAGAGAGTACACCATCCCCTCCCCGCTCCGTAGATTTCTGGCAGAAACTGTGGATTTCTTCATTCTCTTCTGTGTCAAGGCAACCATAGTGTTGTGGATCATGCATCTCAGTGGAATGAGGTGAGTTGAGAATGTGTTCCGAACAAAAATCAATTATCCTTCTTGAATCTTTCCTGCACTGGACAGCCATAGatgtactatattttaaatataatatcacagcttccacaaaatattaagtggcacacctgctttaaacattgataagaaatgtttcttgagcagcaaaacagcatatttaaatgatttctgaaagctcacgtgacactgaagactggagtaatgatgctgaaaattcagctttgacatcacaggaataaattatatttgaaagtatattaaaatagtaaattaaattttaatgtttaaaattaacattttttatgccGTTTTGGTGACCTCAAGaaacttctttcataaacattagaaaatcttactgactccctACTTTTGAACAGAGTGTAcaggtatatacagtatatgcactgTATGACAGTTCATATGTCTTTGATCTTCTAAACAGAGATATTTCCAAATTCATGATGCAGTTTATCGTGGAGGAGATTGATGAGAACACATCACTGGAGGACCTGCAGAAGATGATGGCCGTGGCTTTAGCATACAGAGTCCTAGTGTGTGTCTATGAAGTGAGTGAACatcttttttcattcatgctgTGAAAGCCACAATTACAAGCCCCGTCTCtcaatctgtttttaatttacatttttaaaaagttttattagcCTTGTCATATTTTCACTTTGTAGCAGCATTTGGTAGAAAAACTCTGTAGTCTAAAAGTGGTTTGAATGAGTTACGAGTTTGTTTTTAAACAGCTCACACATTTCCTTCGGTCGGTGTACGGTCTTCATCTGCAGATCGTCTGTATTTGGGGAGCTGGAGGTGCCACCCCGGGAAAGTTCCTGCTGGGGCTTCGAGTCGTCACATGTGACACGACAGTCCTAGTGCAGCCCAGTCGGGTTTTGGTGGTACCGGCATCCAGTGTCAGCTTATCTGCGTGAGTTATGCGTATGTTTATATAATGTGGTGGCCATCAAACCCctgttttttttgccataaatagccctgataaaataataataaaaaaatatactgtatatgtttttttttgcagctccACAGTACGGGCTTTAAATAAAAACTTCTCCATCGCCTTCCTGTTTCCAATCTTCATCACATTACTATTTTTCCAGCACAACAGAACTGTTTATGACGTTGTGGCTGGAACCATCGTGGTTCGGAGGAGAAGAGCCAGATgaccagtctgtgtgtgtgtgtgtgtgtgtgtcaaaatcatgTGAAAACAGCAAGTCAGTCAACAGTCAAGCATCAAGTGCTTACAAAAGAAGTTTTTTGGGAATAATATCCATATAGTATTTTCTGCAGATTTGCACTAATGATCCATGTACAAAGTCCGGTCACATAGCTATTGTTTACAGCACTGAGAAGtatctacataaaaataaaagatcactcaacacacaacagacacaatttcaatgatgaaatatatcaATCATAAATAACACAATACACTATTTATATCAAGCCatgaaattaaatctaatttatcaGAGTGGAATGTTTCACTCTAAACACTGACTTAATCCACAAGGTTTTCATAACTTCAGGCTTTACGGCCCAGATGAGTCTGTTATTAATCTTACTAAAGGCAGGGAAGTGAGCTCGGCATTCATCGCGTATCcttccacacatgcacacagacgtCCGGAATGTTCCATTTCTGTTGTCAATTCAGTCGGTGGCTGATATGCCTCACCACATTTCTCAGGGTTTCTTATAAACCTGTTTTATGTGGCATATATTTCAGTTCTGATCTTTGATATGTAAAGTGTTAAGTACTGTATTTTGAAATTCACAGTATTCAGCATGCAAAACACATCAGCTGTTCTGATTTATCATTGCGCATGGTtcatacaaatatattcaaattacttAAGACAAGGTTTCATACTCAACAGCAGTGAATTTACCACTTCCTTGTGTATTTTAGGCACAAATAATGTTAAATCCAACTGACATGTGGCTAAATTAAATCAGCCTCTCTGGGATACATTATCATTCTCATGTCATAACTTGTGTTTAGATACTAGCAtatgtttcattaatattttgaattagtttttatttttatttttacatctcctagtttcgttttaattttagttaaagtttcagtaattttgctgtttatattttgcattttattaattgtttatttatttatttatgtctagtatttaatttttttttattattatttcagcattagttattttaatgcatcaagttaaactaaatgaaaatgaaaaacattgccttggcaactaactagctgaaataaagtttattattattgttgttattttatttttctacagtttacttaatttcaagtaacaacatttttttttcgatgtttttagtaaactataataagAATGATAAAATGGATTAAGAATTAACctatgcataataataaaaaataataaaaataaaaacttattgaTAACCACTAGGTGGTGATATTTGTTCGTAAACGCAAGCTTGAACCCTAATTTGACAATCACAGTGCTGAGTTCTTCGTGAGTGGTGAGTGCAAAGCAAATGTCCTTTGGCATGGTTCAGTTACACAGTCACATTCCATAGATAGTGACAGTCCGCACGTTCTCACAAGCAGAAAATGTTTCCAAACTGATCTCGTGCCAATCAGGCAACAAAACTGCAAAATTGTACTGTTCTGGTAAGAATGACTCACCCTTGatttaaaactttgaaataaatattacatcCATAACCATAAGGcctgttttttgtctttgtgttgttTGCCCTTTCTGGTCTCTCCGGAGGTCTTGGAGTCCCTGGGGCAGTTCCTTATAATCAAAACCTTGTGGACCAAATGAAGAAAACAGACACAAGGGTTAGTGTCTTAAGAGCATACAGGACATGTGGATGGGAGATACAAGCGACCCAACGTTTGGCTCACATCGACACACACTTACTGATAAAGCAACACTTTGGTGTGGTTTTGAACAAACACCACGAGATGATACAAGTTCATCTGAAAATACATTATGAATCTGTAGTTTTGTGAAGGGGTTTCTTTTTAGACACACCCGTGGTACACACTTAAAAGATGTCATCATGATTATTTCCTCAAAATGATGTATACATAAATAAAGGATAACTATTTACACACACGTGAGAAGTACTTCACCCAATAAcctaataaaagctgttttactttacatgaaGCAAGTTGCCTCATCTTGGCAGCTATTTTGAGATCACATGATCAGCCAAATATGACTTTCTTCCTCATTATTAGACACCTTCACTTACAAACTAAATTAATCAAGATTAGCTGCTTTAGCACATTTGTACGACTGAAtcaccaaccctaaacttttgcaCAATGACGCATctacaccactaggtgtcagtataagtCTTGGCCAATGCAA harbors:
- the LOC109061788 gene encoding protein FAM8A1-like — translated: MAAKNSAEETAKNGKGSDDNDNMSTTEYCQRLQQWMWRYYSGYVSWQSWVFLSPPLFPPPSGGSASACAATPVDIAAWCNQMSSPPSSRRAAAATSSSAERAPAQPAGREYTIPSPLRRFLAETVDFFILFCVKATIVLWIMHLSGMRDISKFMMQFIVEEIDENTSLEDLQKMMAVALAYRVLVCVYEIVCIWGAGGATPGKFLLGLRVVTCDTTVLVQPSRVLVVPASSVSLSASTVRALNKNFSIAFLFPIFITLLFFQHNRTVYDVVAGTIVVRRRRAR